TCTGGATGTTCGAGAGCAGCGCCCACGTGGGCGACGATTTATGTTGCAGTGCTGATTTGATGTGTACCTACAAGGAAGCCTAATTGATCCATCCCCTGGCCAATGTTGATCCGGGCGCCAAGATAGGAAAAGACGTTCAGATCGGCGCATTCAGCATCATTGGCGCTGGTGTGGAGATTGGCAACGCGACCTGGATTGGCCCCCATGTCGTGATTAACGGACCGACACGCATTGGCGAAAATAACCGGATCTACCAGTTTTCATCACTGGGGGAGGCCCCACAGCATCAGGGTTACCACGGAGAACCCACGTGGCTTGAGATCGGCGATCGCAATATTATCCGGGAATACTGCACGTTAAATCGCGGGACAGTGGGTGGCGGCGGGGTTACCCGGCTGGGACATGACAATTTTATTATGGCGTATTGTCACGTGGCACATGATTGCCAGGTTGGGAACCTTACGATTTTTGCCAATGGCACCAGTCTTGCCGGTCATGTCAGGGTGGAAGATCAGGTAATTTTCGGCGGGTTCACGATGGTCCACCAATTCTGCCGTGTTGGTGCGCATGTCATGACGGGCATCAGTACGGTGACCTTCAAGGACATCCCGCCATATCTTCTGGTGGCGGGCAATACCGCCGTTCCTCACGGACTCAACGTGCGCGGACTGAAGCGACGGAATTTTTCCGAACAGTCTATTGAATCCCTTCGCCAGGCCTATAAGCTGGTCTACAAAACCGGGTTGCGGCTCAATGAGGCAACCGAAAAGTTGGCACAGATGGCCGGCATGAGCGCCGAAGTCAGATACTTTCTCGATTTCATCAAGAAGTCAGAACGCGGTATTGTTCGCTAAGTCGTGGCATCAAGGTCCGCGATTAGAATCGGAATTGTCGCCGGGGAGGCTTCTGGCGATATATTGGGGGCCGGACTGATACGCGAAATCAAGAAACGGCTTCCGGCAGCCTCCTTCGAAGGTATTGGCGGACCGCAAATGCAGGCGATGGGTTGCCGCAGTCTTTTCCCCATGGACCGGCTTTCCATCATCGGATTCGAGGGTCTGGACAAATATCCTGAAATTCTCGGTATACGAAACAAGCTTGCCGATCATTTTCTATCGCGTCCGCCGGATCTGTTTATTGGCATTGATGTCCCTGATTTTAATCTGGGCCTGGAGGAGAGGCTAAAGTCCGCCGGTATTCCGACGGTGCACTATGTCAGCCCCACCGTGTGGGCCTGGCGCGGTTACCGCATCAGGAAAATTCGGCGCGCTGTCGACCATATGCTGGCCTTGTTTCCGTTCGAGGCCAGTTATTATCGCAAGCATCACGTTCCGGTGACTTATGTGGGCCATCCTCTGGCAGATGAGATTGGAGAAAAATCCAATGCGGCTGCCATGCGCCGTGCGCTTCATCTGCCTGTCAAAGGTGTCGTGATTGCCTTATTGCCCGGGAGCCGCGACAGTGAGCTTAAGCGACATGCCGACCTGTTTGTAAAAACAGCATTATGGCTTC
This sequence is a window from Sulfuricaulis sp.. Protein-coding genes within it:
- the lpxA gene encoding acyl-ACP--UDP-N-acetylglucosamine O-acyltransferase, which encodes MIHPLANVDPGAKIGKDVQIGAFSIIGAGVEIGNATWIGPHVVINGPTRIGENNRIYQFSSLGEAPQHQGYHGEPTWLEIGDRNIIREYCTLNRGTVGGGGVTRLGHDNFIMAYCHVAHDCQVGNLTIFANGTSLAGHVRVEDQVIFGGFTMVHQFCRVGAHVMTGISTVTFKDIPPYLLVAGNTAVPHGLNVRGLKRRNFSEQSIESLRQAYKLVYKTGLRLNEATEKLAQMAGMSAEVRYFLDFIKKSERGIVR
- the lpxB gene encoding lipid-A-disaccharide synthase produces the protein MASRSAIRIGIVAGEASGDILGAGLIREIKKRLPAASFEGIGGPQMQAMGCRSLFPMDRLSIIGFEGLDKYPEILGIRNKLADHFLSRPPDLFIGIDVPDFNLGLEERLKSAGIPTVHYVSPTVWAWRGYRIRKIRRAVDHMLALFPFEASYYRKHHVPVTYVGHPLADEIGEKSNAAAMRRALHLPVKGVVIALLPGSRDSELKRHADLFVKTALWLHKRHSNIHFVAPFVSPATRAIFEEALYRQGAWFLPVTIVANQSRDAMAAADIVLLASGTATLEAALLKKPMVVTYKMSWLSYLLVQPFLHVKLYALPNILAGRKIVPELMQREATPEKLGDAVEDFLIHRDKTRALRAALSGIHRSLRRHADARAAEAVIRLLKSRKDQAK